A genome region from Triticum aestivum cultivar Chinese Spring chromosome 2B, IWGSC CS RefSeq v2.1, whole genome shotgun sequence includes the following:
- the LOC123039342 gene encoding uncharacterized protein → MSGKQQAGRRGAGASSSSSHPLPLNGCDLAGADMTKDGEPWAKITGEVRYMDVDFCKGTENLPEFDWSIPLSSPDAAFNGSDKSDHCCHLLNPARRVCSDGYDYGRRFLVCPREGYDTCAYLKWVDKEWQGRPRQVIGKLAEENVALQKFVFDKDAEIMRLKEERKAMIMKHQKEIRTRDRREICGYLLSMFSVVNIPNWNQWLEMKSVAMFSVLFTSLKILLFDMKSVACLLN, encoded by the exons ATGAGCGGGAAGCAGCAGGCAGGACGCCGTGGAGCAGGGGCGTCGTCATCCTCAAGCCACCCTCTCCCGCTCAATGGATGTGACCTCGCCGGTGCCGACATGACGAAGGACGGCGAGCCTTGGGCGAAAATCACCGGAGAGGTGCGCTACATGGATGTCGATTTCTGCAAG GGGACTGAAAACCTACCTGAATTTGACTGGAGTATACCTCTATCCTCTCCTGATGCTGCTTTCAATGGCAGTGACAAAAGTGACCATTGTTGCCACTTACTGAACCCTGCGAGAAGAGTTTGCTCTGATGGATATGACTATGGTCGTAGATTTCTTGTTTGTCCTCGTGAG GGTTATGATACATGTGCTTATCTGAAGTGGGTGGACAAAGAATGGCAGGGGAGACCTAGGCAGGTGATTGGCAAACTTGCTGAAGAGAATGTGGCTCTTCAGAAATTTGTGTTTGACAAGGATGCTGAAATTATGAGGCTGAAGGAAGAAAGGAAGGCCATGATCATGAAGCACCAGAAGGAGATCAGAACTAGGGATAGGAGGGAAATTTG TGGCTACCTATTATCTATGTTCAGTGTTGTAAACATTCCAAACTGGAATCAGTGGCTTGAAATGAAATCAGTGGCTATGTTCAGTGTTCTGTTTACTTCACTGAAAATTCTATTATTTGACATGAAATCAGTGGCTTGTTTACTTAACTGA
- the LOC123046423 gene encoding probable LRR receptor-like serine/threonine-protein kinase At1g56130 isoform X2: MKLLLGAALTLPLLLLTAAAHAQRSPRTHLGDAAALNAVFAKLGQKASSSWNISGNLCTGAATDDTDIDNDPNFNPAIKCLCSTGNASVCRITRLKIYALDAVGPIPEELWNLTSLTNLNLAQNYLTGPIPSFIEKLDQMQYLSLGINALSGPLPKELGNLTNLVSLGIGSNKFNGSLPSELGNLAKLEQMYIDSAGLSGPLPASLSSLTKMKILWASDNDFTGQIPDYIGSWSLTELRFQGNSFEGPIPATLSNLAQLTSLRIGDILNGSSSSLAFVNNMTSLSTLVLRNCRISDKLSSIDFSKLTSLDLLDLSFNNITGQVPQTLLNLNSLKFLFLGNNSLSGNLPSSIGSSLKNLDFSYNQLSGTVPSWAKDSQLNLVTNNFVADSSSNSVLPTGWGCLQRNTPCFLGLPQSSSFAVDSGSRRPVSGSDNSFYESDDASLGPASFYVTGAQTWGVSNVGRFMDAQNGSYIIYSSRQFLNTLDTELFRNARMSPSSLRYFGIGLENGNYTVTLQFAEFDFPDGQSWKSTGRRVFDIYVQGVRKEQNFDIRKTAGGKSYTAVRKQYIVPVTKNFLEIHLFWAGKGTCCIPTQGYYGPAISALSATPNFTPTVRNAAAKKNGSKTGVIVGVIVGLAVLGLVAFAAIFFWRQKKRKLSLEQEELYSIVGRPNVLSYGELRSATDNFSPDNLLGQGGYGSVYKGKLTDGRFVAVKQLSEKSHQGKREFATEIETISRVQHRNLVKLYGCCLEGNKPLLVYEYLENGSLDHALFGKGKSSLDWPTRFEICLGVARGLSYLHEESSIRVVHRDIKASNILLDANLNPKISDFGLAKLYDDQKTHVSTKVAGTFGYLAPEYAMRGHMTEKIDVFAFGVVVLETLAGRPNYSTKDENKVYIFEWVWELYEDNRALDVVDPRLEEFDSEEVLRAIKVALLCTQGSPHQRPPMSRVVAMLTGDVEAPDVVTKPSYITEWQIKGGNTTYMSTDVSGQSSSAPRPHSSTSQTSSPFLSSVIDEGR; this comes from the exons ATGAAGCTCCTCCTTGGGGCGGCGCTCACGCTGCCGCTGCTGCTTCTCACGGCGGCTGCCCATGCTCAGCGGTCCCCGAGGACCCATCTGGGCGACG CGGCGGCGCTGAACGCGGTGTTCGCCAAGCTCGGCCAGAAGGCGTCGTCCTCATGGAACATCAGCGGCAACCTCTGCACCGGCGCCGCCACGGACGACACCGACATCGACAACGACCCCAACTTCAACCCGGCCATCAAGTGCCTCTGCTCCACCGGCAACGCCTCCGTCTGCCGCATCACAAGGCT GAAAATATACGCCTTGGACGCGGTCGGCCCGATACCAGAAGAGCTGTGGAACCTCACCAGCCTCACCAATTT GAATTTAGCACAAAATTACTTAACAGGGCCTATACCATCGTTCATTGAGAAGCTGGATCAGATGCAGTACTT GAGTTTGGGCATCAATGCGTTATCTGGACCTCTACCAAAGGAGCTCGGGAACCTTACGAATCTTGTATCACT GGGCATTGGCTCAAACAAATTTAATGGCTCACTACCTTCGGAGTTGGGAAACCTGGCCAAACTTGAACAAAT GTACATCGACAGTGCTGGCCTTAGTGGCCCACTACCAGCGTCACTTTCCAGCCTTACGAAAATGAAAATATT GTGGGCATCAGATAATGATTTTACTGGCCAGATACCAGATTATATTGGGAGCTGGAGTTTAACAGAGCT GAGGTTTCAAGGCAATTCTTTCGAAGGTCCGATTCCAGCTACTCTTTCCAATCTTGCCCAATTGACAAGCTT ACGAATCGGTGATATATTAAATGGGAGTTCTTCTTCACTGGCATTCGTCAATAACATGACATCTTTGAGCACCTT GGTTTTGAGGAACTGCAGGATATCTGATAAGCTTTCATCGATTGACTTTTCAAAGTTGACGAGTTTAGACTTACT GGATTTGAGTTTCAACAATATCACAGGCCAAGTACCACAAACCTTGTTGAATCTGAACTCACTAAAGTTCTT ATTTCTTGGGAATAATAGCCTTTCAGGGAATCTCCCAAGCTCAATAGGATCTTCGCTTAAAAATTT AGATTTTTCTTACAACCAGCTCTCAGGAACTGTTCCTTCTTGGGCTAAAGATTCACAATT GAATCTGGTGACAAATAATTTCGTGGCTGATAGTTCCAGCAACAG TGTCTTACCTACGGGGTGGGGGTGCCTTCAGCGTAATACACCATGTTTTCTTGGTTTGCCACAGT CTTCTTCATTTGCTGTGGACTCTGGTAGTAGGCGACCCGTATCAGGCTCAGATAATTCTTTCTACGAATCTGATGATGCAAGTCTTGGACCTGCGTCATTTTATGTTACAGGAGCACAAACATGGGGTGTTAGCAATGTTGGAAGGTTCATGGATGCACAAAATGGCAGTTATATAATCTACAGTTCACGCCAGTTTCTGAATACACTCGATACAGAACTGTTCCGGAATGCAAGGATGTCACCGTCATCCTTAAGATACTTTGGTATTGGACTTGAAAATGGAAACTATACAGTTACACTACAATTTGCAGAGTTTGACTTCCCAGACGGTCAGTCTTGGAAGAGCACAGGGAGAAGGGTTTTCGATATATATGTTCAG GGTGTGCGTAAAGAACAGAACTTTGACATAAGGAAGACGGCAGGCGGGAAATCTTACACTGCTGTTAGGAAGCAGTACATTGTTCCTGTCACGAAGAACTTTCTTGAGATTCATCTCTTCTGGGCTGGCAAGGGCACTTGCTGCATTCCTACTCAAGGCTACTACGGGCCTGCGATCTCAGCTTTGAGTGCAACACCAA ATTTCACCCCTACAGTGCGTAATGCTGCGGCAAAGAAGAATGGTAGTAAAACAGGCGTGATTGTCGGAGTTATAGTTGGTCTAGCAGTTTTAGGATTGGTAGCATTTGCCGCGATCTTTTTTTGGAGGCAGAAAAAGAGAAAACTATCATTGGAGCAAGAAG AGCTCTACAGTATTGTGGGAAGACCTAATGTCCTCAGTTATGGTGAGCTGAGGTCAGCTACTGATAATTTCAGTCCTGATAACCTTCTTGGTCAAGGAGGATATGGGTCGGTTTATAAG GGAAAGTTAACTGATGGTAGGTTCGTGGCAGTGAAGCAGCTGTCTGAAAAATCTCATCAGGGAAAAAGGGAATTTGCAACGGAAATAGAAACTATATCTCGAGTGCAACACCGTAATCTGGTGAAGCTGTATGGTTGCTGCCTTGAGGGCAATAAGCCACTGCTGGTTTATGAGTACCTGGAGAATGGAAGCCTGGACCATGCTCTGTTTG GCAAAGGGAAGTCAAGCCTAGACTGGCCAACGCGTTTTGAGATATGCTTAGGCGTTGCAAGAGGTCTTTCCTATCTTCATGAAGAATCTAGCATCCGTGTTGTGCACAGGGACATCAAGGCCAGCAATATCTTACTTGATGCCAATCTCAATCCTAAGATCTCGGATTTCGGGCTCGCCAAACTTTATGATGACCAGAAGACACACGTGAGCACGAAGGTTGCTGGTACATT TGGTTATCTTGCACCTGAGTATGCCATGAGAGGCCATATGACAGAGAAGATCGACGTGTTTGCATTCGGCGTTGTGGTATTGGAGACTTTAGCTGGGAGACCCAACTACAGTACAAAGGACGAGAACAAGGTTTATATTTTCGAATGG GTGTGGGAACTGTACGAGGACAACCGCGCGCTGGACGTGGTGGACCCGAGGCTGGAAGAGTTCGACAGCGAGGAGGTGCTCCGGGCCATCAAGGTGGCGCTGCTCTGCACCCAGGGCTCGCCCCACCAGCGCCCCCCCATGTCGAGGGTGGTGGCGATGCTGACGGGCGACGTCGAGGCGCCCGACGTGGTGACCAAGCCCAGCTACATCACGGAGTGGCAGATCAAGGGCGGCAACACCACCTACATGAGCACCGATGTCAGCGGGCAGTCAAGCTCTGCGCCAAGGCCCCATTCGTCGACGTCCCAAACCTCCTCGCCGTTCCTGAGCTCCGTCATCGATGAAGGCCGCTGA
- the LOC123046423 gene encoding probable LRR receptor-like serine/threonine-protein kinase At1g56130 isoform X1: MRRGSQPLHGHGAALALALLLLAAAAHAQRTLRTHAGDAAALNAVFAKLGQKASSSWNISGNLCTGAATDDTDIDNDPNFNPAIKCLCSTGNASVCRITRLKIYALDAVGPIPEELWNLTSLTNLNLAQNYLTGPIPSFIEKLDQMQYLSLGINALSGPLPKELGNLTNLVSLGIGSNKFNGSLPSELGNLAKLEQMYIDSAGLSGPLPASLSSLTKMKILWASDNDFTGQIPDYIGSWSLTELRFQGNSFEGPIPATLSNLAQLTSLRIGDILNGSSSSLAFVNNMTSLSTLVLRNCRISDKLSSIDFSKLTSLDLLDLSFNNITGQVPQTLLNLNSLKFLFLGNNSLSGNLPSSIGSSLKNLDFSYNQLSGTVPSWAKDSQLNLVTNNFVADSSSNSVLPTGWGCLQRNTPCFLGLPQSSSFAVDSGSRRPVSGSDNSFYESDDASLGPASFYVTGAQTWGVSNVGRFMDAQNGSYIIYSSRQFLNTLDTELFRNARMSPSSLRYFGIGLENGNYTVTLQFAEFDFPDGQSWKSTGRRVFDIYVQGVRKEQNFDIRKTAGGKSYTAVRKQYIVPVTKNFLEIHLFWAGKGTCCIPTQGYYGPAISALSATPNFTPTVRNAAAKKNGSKTGVIVGVIVGLAVLGLVAFAAIFFWRQKKRKLSLEQEELYSIVGRPNVLSYGELRSATDNFSPDNLLGQGGYGSVYKGKLTDGRFVAVKQLSEKSHQGKREFATEIETISRVQHRNLVKLYGCCLEGNKPLLVYEYLENGSLDHALFGKGKSSLDWPTRFEICLGVARGLSYLHEESSIRVVHRDIKASNILLDANLNPKISDFGLAKLYDDQKTHVSTKVAGTFGYLAPEYAMRGHMTEKIDVFAFGVVVLETLAGRPNYSTKDENKVYIFEWVWELYEDNRALDVVDPRLEEFDSEEVLRAIKVALLCTQGSPHQRPPMSRVVAMLTGDVEAPDVVTKPSYITEWQIKGGNTTYMSTDVSGQSSSAPRPHSSTSQTSSPFLSSVIDEGR; encoded by the exons ATGAGGCGGGGGAGCCAGCCCCTCCATGGCCACGGCGCCGCGCTCGCGCTCGCGCTGCTGCTTCTCGCGGCGGCCGCCCATGCTCAGCGGACCCTGAGGACCCATGCGGGCGACG CGGCGGCGCTGAACGCGGTGTTCGCCAAGCTCGGCCAGAAGGCGTCGTCCTCATGGAACATCAGCGGCAACCTCTGCACCGGCGCCGCCACGGACGACACCGACATCGACAACGACCCCAACTTCAACCCGGCCATCAAGTGCCTCTGCTCCACCGGCAACGCCTCCGTCTGCCGCATCACAAGGCT GAAAATATACGCCTTGGACGCGGTCGGCCCGATACCAGAAGAGCTGTGGAACCTCACCAGCCTCACCAATTT GAATTTAGCACAAAATTACTTAACAGGGCCTATACCATCGTTCATTGAGAAGCTGGATCAGATGCAGTACTT GAGTTTGGGCATCAATGCGTTATCTGGACCTCTACCAAAGGAGCTCGGGAACCTTACGAATCTTGTATCACT GGGCATTGGCTCAAACAAATTTAATGGCTCACTACCTTCGGAGTTGGGAAACCTGGCCAAACTTGAACAAAT GTACATCGACAGTGCTGGCCTTAGTGGCCCACTACCAGCGTCACTTTCCAGCCTTACGAAAATGAAAATATT GTGGGCATCAGATAATGATTTTACTGGCCAGATACCAGATTATATTGGGAGCTGGAGTTTAACAGAGCT GAGGTTTCAAGGCAATTCTTTCGAAGGTCCGATTCCAGCTACTCTTTCCAATCTTGCCCAATTGACAAGCTT ACGAATCGGTGATATATTAAATGGGAGTTCTTCTTCACTGGCATTCGTCAATAACATGACATCTTTGAGCACCTT GGTTTTGAGGAACTGCAGGATATCTGATAAGCTTTCATCGATTGACTTTTCAAAGTTGACGAGTTTAGACTTACT GGATTTGAGTTTCAACAATATCACAGGCCAAGTACCACAAACCTTGTTGAATCTGAACTCACTAAAGTTCTT ATTTCTTGGGAATAATAGCCTTTCAGGGAATCTCCCAAGCTCAATAGGATCTTCGCTTAAAAATTT AGATTTTTCTTACAACCAGCTCTCAGGAACTGTTCCTTCTTGGGCTAAAGATTCACAATT GAATCTGGTGACAAATAATTTCGTGGCTGATAGTTCCAGCAACAG TGTCTTACCTACGGGGTGGGGGTGCCTTCAGCGTAATACACCATGTTTTCTTGGTTTGCCACAGT CTTCTTCATTTGCTGTGGACTCTGGTAGTAGGCGACCCGTATCAGGCTCAGATAATTCTTTCTACGAATCTGATGATGCAAGTCTTGGACCTGCGTCATTTTATGTTACAGGAGCACAAACATGGGGTGTTAGCAATGTTGGAAGGTTCATGGATGCACAAAATGGCAGTTATATAATCTACAGTTCACGCCAGTTTCTGAATACACTCGATACAGAACTGTTCCGGAATGCAAGGATGTCACCGTCATCCTTAAGATACTTTGGTATTGGACTTGAAAATGGAAACTATACAGTTACACTACAATTTGCAGAGTTTGACTTCCCAGACGGTCAGTCTTGGAAGAGCACAGGGAGAAGGGTTTTCGATATATATGTTCAG GGTGTGCGTAAAGAACAGAACTTTGACATAAGGAAGACGGCAGGCGGGAAATCTTACACTGCTGTTAGGAAGCAGTACATTGTTCCTGTCACGAAGAACTTTCTTGAGATTCATCTCTTCTGGGCTGGCAAGGGCACTTGCTGCATTCCTACTCAAGGCTACTACGGGCCTGCGATCTCAGCTTTGAGTGCAACACCAA ATTTCACCCCTACAGTGCGTAATGCTGCGGCAAAGAAGAATGGTAGTAAAACAGGCGTGATTGTCGGAGTTATAGTTGGTCTAGCAGTTTTAGGATTGGTAGCATTTGCCGCGATCTTTTTTTGGAGGCAGAAAAAGAGAAAACTATCATTGGAGCAAGAAG AGCTCTACAGTATTGTGGGAAGACCTAATGTCCTCAGTTATGGTGAGCTGAGGTCAGCTACTGATAATTTCAGTCCTGATAACCTTCTTGGTCAAGGAGGATATGGGTCGGTTTATAAG GGAAAGTTAACTGATGGTAGGTTCGTGGCAGTGAAGCAGCTGTCTGAAAAATCTCATCAGGGAAAAAGGGAATTTGCAACGGAAATAGAAACTATATCTCGAGTGCAACACCGTAATCTGGTGAAGCTGTATGGTTGCTGCCTTGAGGGCAATAAGCCACTGCTGGTTTATGAGTACCTGGAGAATGGAAGCCTGGACCATGCTCTGTTTG GCAAAGGGAAGTCAAGCCTAGACTGGCCAACGCGTTTTGAGATATGCTTAGGCGTTGCAAGAGGTCTTTCCTATCTTCATGAAGAATCTAGCATCCGTGTTGTGCACAGGGACATCAAGGCCAGCAATATCTTACTTGATGCCAATCTCAATCCTAAGATCTCGGATTTCGGGCTCGCCAAACTTTATGATGACCAGAAGACACACGTGAGCACGAAGGTTGCTGGTACATT TGGTTATCTTGCACCTGAGTATGCCATGAGAGGCCATATGACAGAGAAGATCGACGTGTTTGCATTCGGCGTTGTGGTATTGGAGACTTTAGCTGGGAGACCCAACTACAGTACAAAGGACGAGAACAAGGTTTATATTTTCGAATGG GTGTGGGAACTGTACGAGGACAACCGCGCGCTGGACGTGGTGGACCCGAGGCTGGAAGAGTTCGACAGCGAGGAGGTGCTCCGGGCCATCAAGGTGGCGCTGCTCTGCACCCAGGGCTCGCCCCACCAGCGCCCCCCCATGTCGAGGGTGGTGGCGATGCTGACGGGCGACGTCGAGGCGCCCGACGTGGTGACCAAGCCCAGCTACATCACGGAGTGGCAGATCAAGGGCGGCAACACCACCTACATGAGCACCGATGTCAGCGGGCAGTCAAGCTCTGCGCCAAGGCCCCATTCGTCGACGTCCCAAACCTCCTCGCCGTTCCTGAGCTCCGTCATCGATGAAGGCCGCTGA